Sequence from the Candidatus Thioglobus sp. NP1 genome:
CTCATCATAATGCATTAGATATGGATTTATATTTAAGAATCGCTCCAGAGCTTTATCTCAAGCGCCTTGTTGTTGGTGGATTTGATCGAGTTTTTGAGATTAATCGTAACTTTAGGAATGAAGGCCTCTCTACAAGACATAATCCTGAATTTACGATGATTGAGTTTTATCAGGCTTATGCTACATATCATGATTTTATGGATCTTACTGAGAGTTTAATTAAGGGGATTGCCTTAGATGTTTGTAAAGCTTCTAAAATTAAGTATCAGGAAAATGAGTTTGATTTTTCAAAACCATTTGATCGTTTAAGTGTATTTGATTCAATTTTAAAATACAATCCAAAATTAAATGCCAGTGACCTATCAGAAGAAAATGCTATGAAAACTGCAAAGAATTTAGATATTCATATTAAGGATAGTTGGGGTCTTGGTAAGATTCAAATTGAAATTTTCGAAGCAACTGTTGAAGAAAAGCTAATTCATCCAACATTTGTTACTGAATATCCAACTGAAGTGTCTCCTTTGGCAAGGAAAAATGATAATAATCCATTTATAACTGATCGATTTGAATTATTTATTGGTGGTCGGGAAATTGCAAATGGATTTTCAGAGCTTAATGACTCTGAAGATCAGGCACAAAGGTTTCAAGATCAGGTTGCTGAAAAAGATGCTGGAGATGATGAGGCAATGCATTACGATGCGGACTATATAAGAGCTCTTGAATATGGTATGCCTCCAACTGCAGGAGAAGGTATTGGTATTGATCGTTTAATTATGTTATTCACAAATGCTGCATCAATACGTGATGTTTTGCTTTTTCCTCATATGAGACCAGAATTTGAAAAATAATTTTAATTTTCCTTAATATGATTCCAGTCTTAACTATTGATGGACCTAGTGGAGTTGGAAAGGGGACTGTTGCTAGCGTTATTGCTAATAATTTGAACTGGCATATTTTAGACTCTGGTGCAATTTATCGATCTTTAGCATTGGCAGTAACTATTAAAAATATTTCATTAGATAATTTAGATAAGTTGTTAGAATTATCATCTGAACTTGATCTGAGATTCGAAACTAATAATAAGACAAAGCATCTTAATATATATCTTGATAATGTTGAGGTTTCAGCCCAACTGAGAACTGAGAAAATTGCTGCTATTGCTTCAAAACTTGCCATGATTGGGCCTCTTAGAGACTCATTACTAATTAGACAAAAAAAATTTAAAATGTTGCCAGGATTAGTTGCTGATGGAAGAGATATGGGCACAGTTGTATTCTCAGATGCTCCATTTAAAGTTTTTTTAACTGCAAATGTAGAGGAGAGAGCAAAAAGAAGGTTAAAACAGTTGCATGAACAAGGCATTACTGGTAACATTTCGCAAACTTTGGATGAGGTAAAGAAAAGGGATGAAAGGGACGTAAGTCGAAAGCATTCCCCCTTAAAACCTGCTAAAGATGCATTAATAATCGATACATCTGATTTAGATATTAATGAAGTCATTGCGAAAGTAATGGCGCTAGTTAAGGCTTAAGCGGTTAAGTCTTTTATTTTTAACTAACCCGATAAGAATTAAGCAAAAACCGATATAGCTTAATAATTAGCGGCAAACATCGAGATTATATGTCAGAATCATTTTCCGAGCTATTTGAAAATAGCGAAATACAACAAAACGTAAAACCTGGAGCCCTACTAATGGGAACAGTTGTCAGCATGAATCGTGAAAAAGCGATTATTAATGTTGGTCTTAAATCTGAAGGTTTTATTTCATTAAACGAATTTAAAGATCCTAAGGGCGTTCTTGAAATCACAGAAGGTGATGTAGTAGAAGTTGCACTTGAGTCTATTGATGATGGTTTAGGCCATACATTATTGTCCCGTGAAAAAGCTAAACGTATTAAGATGTGGCAAGAGCTGGAAGCTGCTATGAACTCTAAAGAGGTTGTAAAAGGTATTGTTACAGGTTCAGTGAAGGGTGGAATGACAGTTGATATTGGTGTTATCAAGGCATTCTTACCTGGCTCATTAGTTGATGTTAGACCTGTTAAAGATTTTGATTTTCTCTTAGGTCAAGAAATTGAAGCCATTGTTATCAAAATGGATGAAGTAAGGAATAATATTGTTATTTCTAGAAAAGCAGTCATGCAAGAAGTTAATTCAGCAGACAGAGAAGCACTAATTGAAAATCTAGATACTGGTAAAGAAGTTGAAGGAATTGTTAAAAATCTTGCTGACTATGGTGCTTTTGTTGACCTTGGTGGTGTAGATGGACTTCTTCACATTACAGATATTTCTTGGCAGCGTGTTAATCACCCATCTGAGAAATTAGCAATAGGTGATAAGATTACAGTTAAGATTCTAAATTATGACAAAGAAAAAATGAGAGTCTCATTAGGACTTAAGCAGTTAACTCCAAGTCCTTGGGATAATATTTCTGA
This genomic interval carries:
- the lysS gene encoding lysine--tRNA ligase gives rise to the protein MNYQEENKLVAERKSKLASLREAGNPFINDFKPENLAKSLHEEFDEFSNDQLQESKNKVSIAGRIMLKRVMGKASFVQLQDTSDQIQLFVTRDELDDGFYNEQFKKWDIGDIVGAKGVLFKTQTGELSVRVSEIKLLTKSLRPLPEKFHGLSDQETIYRQRYVDLIMNEESRKVFQRRSEIIAYIRQFFITNQYLEVETPMMQVIPGGAVAKPFITHHNALDMDLYLRIAPELYLKRLVVGGFDRVFEINRNFRNEGLSTRHNPEFTMIEFYQAYATYHDFMDLTESLIKGIALDVCKASKIKYQENEFDFSKPFDRLSVFDSILKYNPKLNASDLSEENAMKTAKNLDIHIKDSWGLGKIQIEIFEATVEEKLIHPTFVTEYPTEVSPLARKNDNNPFITDRFELFIGGREIANGFSELNDSEDQAQRFQDQVAEKDAGDDEAMHYDADYIRALEYGMPPTAGEGIGIDRLIMLFTNAASIRDVLLFPHMRPEFEK
- the cmk gene encoding (d)CMP kinase; the protein is MIPVLTIDGPSGVGKGTVASVIANNLNWHILDSGAIYRSLALAVTIKNISLDNLDKLLELSSELDLRFETNNKTKHLNIYLDNVEVSAQLRTEKIAAIASKLAMIGPLRDSLLIRQKKFKMLPGLVADGRDMGTVVFSDAPFKVFLTANVEERAKRRLKQLHEQGITGNISQTLDEVKKRDERDVSRKHSPLKPAKDALIIDTSDLDINEVIAKVMALVKA